Within Salvia splendens isolate huo1 chromosome 21, SspV2, whole genome shotgun sequence, the genomic segment AAAGAATATGACGCCGCTACAAAAGACAAGGACGGAGGGACTAATTTTCGTGGAGGAAGGAATATTACTACACAAAGATAGCAAGAGAAATCTAGAGCATAAACATGCAAACACAGAGCGGTGCATCTTACACATATCTATaagaaattcacacacaactcAAGTTTGTGAGGGCAGAACGATCTCAAGTTGGATCTGGGAAAATATATAAACAAGTTCAATCACAATCTGTAACTAAGTTATTCGTGTTGTGAAAGCATGTAAGATGATCAAAGATTTTAATATTCCCATTTCTTCAACTCCATACCGTCAGGAGGGCTTCCTTCTACCTTCTTGCCGCCCACTTCTTTCCAGTTTGTCGATAGGACCGTCCCGTTTGACTCAACCTGTGGATTAGGATTGGCACCAGAACAAAATGCATTAACAATGATGCACGATATCAACAGCCAAATTCGCAGAaagaaaataaggaaaaggATAGCAGTTCTTACAAAAGATTTGCTCATAGCTCGTTTTGTGTCTTCGTCAGCATCAAGGTAAATGTCTCTGAAAAATTTGTTCAGAGCTGCATCACCGTCTAGTTTCTCATCCTTTTCCTGATAACATAtaacaagaaaataaatcaCGTGATCGAGGAGCAAGGATGTGCAGGCATTTGTGAAAGTTCAAAGCAAGAGAGAACAGCAAGAGTAACTAATTTCCCATTTGCAAACCTCTTTTTTCATTTCAGCTTCCAGTTTATCCCAATCTACTCCTTTCGGTTTGGAGGAAGGATAGGAGGGTTTGCTGACTGTTGAACAGAAGAAGAAAGTAAGGCTCGAACTTAAGTTCCATGCTAACTACAAAAGGAAAGACATTTCGGGAAAGACATCTACCTGATGATACAGTAGCTTTTTGTACAACTGCGACGTCCTTGTTAAATTCTAGGGAAGTCCAATTTGTAGAGTCAGCTTTGGCAAGTcgtatttcaattttcgtagaCATGACATTGTATCTACATTTTGCAGGAACTATCTGTTCGACAAGAATATTACATCAAAAAAAAGAGTGCATTTATAATGACTAGACTGCACTGGACTGCCCCAGTAGAAAAAGTTTGCATTATCAGCCTCAAGCCCCCGAAAGATGTTCCTCTCACAATCATGtcacaaaacaaaaaaagaaattccACTTGTCACGGAGAAGTGTAACAAGATATTTGCCAAAGCAGTCTGAATAGCAGCACTCGCTGCTTTACCTTTCCAAATAAGCGAGGCTGAAAACGATATGCTTCTTCACCAGGCAACTCGATGGTCACACTAAGCTGGATATTAGTCAAggacaaaaaaaaggaaatgtcaTGCACGCAAAAGTTAAGAAACAACTGAAATCAAGAATACAGCAAAACTGCTAGATCAACTCGTACTATTTGTTCACCAAAGTCAATGACAACGCTGTTAGCTGGTATGCCCTTTGCAAATATAGTTACCACCACTTCTTCTGGTTTTTGATAAAATTCATGCCTGCAGAATATGTAAAGAACAATCTGAACTGTGAAGAATGGATAAAATTAAGTCAAATATTATTCAACTTTCTCCACAACTATATCTTACTGAAACAGAACGCATAAATACCAGGAAACGCTTATGACAACTCTCATGGAgtactttttattttgaaacaAGTCATCACAATGAGTTACAAACACCCccctcaaaaaaaaaaaccaaacgAGAACCAAAAACATAGTAGCTTAATCACATCACTGAATTAACTTAATAATCCCCACTACCtgtattttgttttgttgattGACACTGTATTGCTTGTTCCTTGATTGGCTAAGCCAACTGATGGTAAATTATTAGGAGCAGCAACAATTGGAGCTTTGTCAACTGATCCCTTAGAAAACTCAGCAGCTTCCTCTGAAAAAAAGAAACACTTAACATGTAAATCACGCAGAGTACAAATAAATGTGCACagaaaaatcaataatttaCAGCCCAACAGTAAAGGAAAATAGCAAACTGCTAAAGAAATTCACGTCAACAGAATAACAAGATACTGAACCCAAGAATTATAGGTCTAACAATGGTGTCATAAAAGCTTAACTAATTATAGTACAAAAAAGTAAAACTTCACCGAAATCAGCTACGAGCATGTAGAAGAAACATTTCCCCTATCTGTGCTCCAAAAGCGGAGTCGTAACTCGTAACTCAAACTACTGCCATGAGCAGATGATAATCAGGCAAACAACAAGTCAACGACAAAAAATTTGTTAcctaaaatgtactccctccatcccactttaggagtcccggttttccattttagtccgtcccatatTAGGAGTCCCATATTAGGAGTCGCAGTTAGAATTtcccataaatggtaataggacccatattccactaacctcattccactcacattttattataaaactaatactccatccgtgccaaggtagttgagtcattcctttttgggttgtcccgaagtagttgagtcattttttttggcaaaaagtctATCTTtcctcatactttactctctcttcatctctcttactttactccctccattttaACCTTAccacatcaatttcttaaatctcgtgcctaaaagaaatgtgtcaactaccttgggacggagggagtatataaaaatgggacccacattccacgatcTTTTTTTCACCAgctttctttacatttcttaaaactcgtgccggactCAATTgcgactcctaaagtgggacggtgAGAGTACAATTTAAGGGCTTGAAACAGAGGCCCACAAGTAGAAATGACTGgcaaataatagtagtaaagaACCTAATGCATGTGGCATCTTTGATAGTTTTATTAATAAGAAATGCCTCTAAGAGGAAGTTATACCTCCAATGTACTGGCCCACACTCAGCattatatataagaaaatcaagaaaaaaagaaaCCAAATCATGAAAATATGGATACAGCCACATGCACTACCAGCACAAAATCATAGAAAGAGATCCATGAAGGTAAACTTCATGAGGACTCAAGCAGGTTAGGAAAATTCAGTATCGCGTACAGCAAGTGCGTCGAATTGGCATAGATAAC encodes:
- the LOC121783310 gene encoding protein SGT1 homolog; translation: MASSDLERKAKEAFIDDHFELAVDLYTEAIALSPTAAELFADRAQANIKLRNFTEAVSDANKAIELDHSMSKAYLRKGLACIELEEYQTAKAALETGASLAPNDSRFTKFIKECDKRIAEEAAEFSKGSVDKAPIVAAPNNLPSVGLANQGTSNTVSINKTKYRHEFYQKPEEVVVTIFAKGIPANSVVIDFGEQILSVTIELPGEEAYRFQPRLFGKIVPAKCRYNVMSTKIEIRLAKADSTNWTSLEFNKDVAVVQKATVSSVSKPSYPSSKPKGVDWDKLEAEMKKEEKDEKLDGDAALNKFFRDIYLDADEDTKRAMSKSFVESNGTVLSTNWKEVGGKKVEGSPPDGMELKKWEY